The genomic window GTATTTAATATTCGGGTTGCGGCAGTGTCTAAAACTTCATCGCGTTTTAGAAATCCTCCGATCAAGGACCATTTTCCTTTTTCTGGTTCAAAATCTCTTTGAATCAAAAGAATTTTCAGACCATCATTGTCAAATCCGAAAATGATGCAGTCCACCGCTAGTAAAACTTTATCAGCAGAGCTATAACTGTTTAGCATATATAATTAATTTGGATGGGTAAATATATAAACTTCCTAAAAGGTTTCATAATTATTAATGTAAGATTTACACTTAATTATGGTTTGTTACGAAATAAGTGTTTTTTAGTTTGTAATTATGGGGATTGCGGATAAAATTTTGGTCGGCTTAGAAGTGACCAAATTTAGTGCAAAGTTTTTTATTATAAGAGATTTTCTAAATATTGCTTTCTAAATATTTTAAAGGAATTGTTCAGAAATATGTTTTTAAATATGGTTAAATTGACTATTAGTTAATTTTTTAACTATATTTACAAATGTTTAAAACACACTTAAGCACTGTTTGAACCTTTTTTTAAGCTTAAAAAAATTCAAATGGACTTATAAAAAACCTGACTTACTATTTAAACCACATTATGAAAAAACCACTTTTCCTTTTGGCGATGGCACTGTTTTATCAGTACGCATTTTCTCAGATTACGACAATTTCAATAAAAAACAATAATGATTCGCCTATTATTAGCAAGCATATTTATGGCCATTTTGCAGAACATTTAGGACATTGTATTTATGGAGGATTTTTTGTTGGAGATACTTCAAAAATTCCAAATACCAACGGAGTTCGAAATGATATTGTAAAAGCATTAAAAGATTTAAAAATTCCGAATTTAAGATGGCCGGGCGGATGTTTTGCTGATACATACCACTGGAAAGATGGAATTGGTCCGAAAGAACAGCGTCCAACAATTGTAAACCAATGGTGGGGAGGAGTAACAGAAGACAATAGTTTCGGGACACACGATTTTTTAAATATGTGCGAATTGCTTGGTGCAGAACCGTATTTGTCTGGAAATGTCGGTAGCGGAACAGTTCAGGAATTGGCAGACTGGGTGCAGTACACCAATTTTGGAGGTAAAAGCCCTATGAGTGATATGCGAAAGAAAAACGGAAGAACTGAGCCGTGGAAAGTAAAATACTGGGGAATTGGAAATGAAGCTTGGGGCTGCGGAGGAAATATGACAGCAGATTATTATGCAAACGAATATAAAAAGTTTGCCACATTTATGTCTGATTGGGGAAATATGGGAGGAATTACAAGAATTGCTTCTGGAGCAAACAGTTCAGATTATAATTGGACAGAAACGTTAATGAAAAACATTCCGTTGAATATGCTTGGCGGTGTTGGCGTGCATCATTATGCTGTAATCAACTGGGATAAAAAAGGTTCTGATGTTAATTTTACCGAAAAAGAGTATTTCTTATCCATGCAGTCTGCTTTAAAAATGGAAGAATTAGTGACAAAACATGCTGCTGTTATGGATAAATACGATCCGGAAAAAAAAGTGGCTATGATTGTAGACGAATGGGGAGGCTGGTATGAAGTTCAGAAAGGAACAAATCCTGGATTTTTATATCAGCAAAATACCATGAGAGATGCAGTTTTGGCTGGAGCGACTTTAAATATTTTCAACAATCATGCAGACCGAGTTAAAATGGCAAATCTGGCGCAGTGTGTTAATGTGCTTCAGGCGGTTATTTTGACCGACAAAGCCAAAATGATTACAACGCCAACTTATCACGTCATGAAAATGTACAGCGTACATCAAGATGCTAAATTGATCCCGATCGAATTTAAATCACCTTCTTATACTTTTAACGGAGAAAGTATTCCAGCAGTTTCGGCTTCGGCTTCAAAAGATGCAAGCGGATTGGTTCATATTTCGTTAGTAAATGTTGATGCCGTAAATAAAAATAAAGTTGAAATTGATGTGGCTTCGCTTGGCGCTAAAAACTATACTGCAAGTATAATTACGGCTTCAAAACTTCAGGATTATAACTCCTTTGAGAATCCAAATAAAATTGTTCCAGTTGCTTTTAAAGGTTTTGAAAACAAAAAAGGAAAGTTAGAAATTACAATTCCGCCATTTTCTGTATTGGTTTTAGAAGGAAAATAACATTTAAATACATTAAAAATTTTTCGTGCAGATGCGACTTTATGGATTTTAGATGAAATAATCGCAACGTTATAAATGTATTGTTAACATTTATTTTTTGAAAAGGGGCTAAAATGCTGTTTTAATGCATTTATAGCAAAAATTAATTATGCAATTTCAATTAAGTGTTTTTTGTACACTTATAAAATATTTATCTCTATATTTGTCAATATTTTAAAAATAAAATAGAATGAAAAATTATGTAATAGGATTGGACTACGGAACAGATTCTGTTCGCGCGGTGCTGATAGACGCTGAAAATGGACAAGAATTGGCATCCAATGTTTCTCATTACAAAAGGTGGAAAAACAAACAGTATTGTGACGCCTCTATAAACCAGTTTCGCCAGCACCCTTTGGATCATATTGAAGGATTGGAAATTACAATTCAAAATGTAGTTAAAGAAAGTAAAGTTGATCCTTCGTTAGTAAAAGGAATTTGTATCGATACAACAGGATCTTCTCCAGTTCCGGTTACAAAAGATGGAACGCCATTAGCATTGACAAAAGGTTTTGAAGAAAACCCAAATGCGATGATGGTTTTATGGAAAGATCATACATCAATTAATGAAGCAAACGAAATAAACGAATTGGCAGTAAGCTGGGGCGGAGAAGACGTGACAAAATACGTGGGAGGAATTTATTCTTCTGAATGGTTCTGGGCAAAAATTCTTCACATTGCAAGACAAGATGAAGCGGTTAGAAATGCAGCACACACTTGGATGGAGCACTGCGATTTAATGACGTATTTATTAATTGAAGATAAAGATTTAAAAACCTTCAAAAGAAGCCGTTGTGCAGCAGGACACAAAGCCATGTGGCATACAGACTGGAACGGATTGCCGCCAGTTGAATTCTTAGAAAAACTACATCCCTATTTGGCACAGCTTCGTGGTAATTTATATGATGAAACTTATACGTCAGACTTAGTTGCTGGAAAATTAAGCCAAGAATGGGCAGACCGTTTAGGGCTTTCGACAGAAACAGTTGTGGCTGTCGGAACTTTCGACGCGCATTCTGGTGCAGTTGGAGCTAAAATCGAAGAGAATACTTTAGTTCGTGTTATGGGAACTTCGACTTGTGATATCCTTGTTGGCTCTTATGATGAAGTTGGAACAAAAAACGTTCGCGGAATCTGCGGTCAAGTTGACGGTTCTGTTATTCCAGGTTTTATTGGTTTAGAAGCAGGACAATCTGCTTTTGGTGATTTATTGGCTTGGTACAAAGAATTATTAATGTGGCCGACTGAACATTTA from Flavobacterium sp. KACC 22763 includes these protein-coding regions:
- a CDS encoding alpha-N-arabinofuranosidase, yielding MKKPLFLLAMALFYQYAFSQITTISIKNNNDSPIISKHIYGHFAEHLGHCIYGGFFVGDTSKIPNTNGVRNDIVKALKDLKIPNLRWPGGCFADTYHWKDGIGPKEQRPTIVNQWWGGVTEDNSFGTHDFLNMCELLGAEPYLSGNVGSGTVQELADWVQYTNFGGKSPMSDMRKKNGRTEPWKVKYWGIGNEAWGCGGNMTADYYANEYKKFATFMSDWGNMGGITRIASGANSSDYNWTETLMKNIPLNMLGGVGVHHYAVINWDKKGSDVNFTEKEYFLSMQSALKMEELVTKHAAVMDKYDPEKKVAMIVDEWGGWYEVQKGTNPGFLYQQNTMRDAVLAGATLNIFNNHADRVKMANLAQCVNVLQAVILTDKAKMITTPTYHVMKMYSVHQDAKLIPIEFKSPSYTFNGESIPAVSASASKDASGLVHISLVNVDAVNKNKVEIDVASLGAKNYTASIITASKLQDYNSFENPNKIVPVAFKGFENKKGKLEITIPPFSVLVLEGK
- a CDS encoding ribulokinase is translated as MKNYVIGLDYGTDSVRAVLIDAENGQELASNVSHYKRWKNKQYCDASINQFRQHPLDHIEGLEITIQNVVKESKVDPSLVKGICIDTTGSSPVPVTKDGTPLALTKGFEENPNAMMVLWKDHTSINEANEINELAVSWGGEDVTKYVGGIYSSEWFWAKILHIARQDEAVRNAAHTWMEHCDLMTYLLIEDKDLKTFKRSRCAAGHKAMWHTDWNGLPPVEFLEKLHPYLAQLRGNLYDETYTSDLVAGKLSQEWADRLGLSTETVVAVGTFDAHSGAVGAKIEENTLVRVMGTSTCDILVGSYDEVGTKNVRGICGQVDGSVIPGFIGLEAGQSAFGDLLAWYKELLMWPTEHLLQTSSVLNDAQKEQLREEFSDKLIVELTKEAEKIPVSESLPIALDWINGRRTPDANQEVKSAISNLSLGTKAPHIFKALVNAICFGAKKIVDRFEEEGVKIDSVIGIGGVARKSPFIMQTLANVLNKPIKVAASDQTPALGAAIYAAVAAGIYPNIIEASQKIGSDFDGGYFPQTDKVEAYHKLLLGYEKLSAFADPTIKISQNEFSV